One genomic segment of bacterium includes these proteins:
- a CDS encoding DUF262 domain-containing protein — protein sequence MEENNNELSIEQTTAELDEVVESNKRNVFTDQGDPEVTSLHQKWKRGRLDVQPDFQRGFVWDIGRASRLIESVLLDIPLPIIYLSQEQDGKEYVIDGQQRLTSFFSFIDGTLPDPQLPFGKEFRLAGLNVFTELSGKYFKDLPEELQEKILYYKIRTITFRKESDQELKFEVFERLNTGSVSLNDQELRNCIYRGKYNDLLWELSQEKIFQELLGIKKPEKRMRDVELVLRFASFYHNTYFNYKSPIKKFLNTEMEKNRNISDKEAAELRIVFKNAITTIKSMLGEHAFKRFYPGDSRSINGYWEPKKFNASLYDILMDSFARRDKNKVYQNLDAIREAYINLMTSDQGFVDSIELSTSSKQAITARFSKWNMVLDEIVNISEREPRLFSLKLKEKLFKANPYCALCNNKISSLDDAAVDHIQQYWKGGQTIPENARLTHRFCNNARERGQEIPTGVHPTGGTVVRRTRRHVERIITIDGDRIHCKNSLGVLVETANWLIRKGKLKPSMCPIRFWTKGQGYLINTTPYHGDGRKFHKGGEKLLNNLYLDKNWPQEKCIRWSKELLNYCGMIPSSYDLDE from the coding sequence TCTCCATCAAAAATGGAAAAGAGGAAGACTGGATGTTCAGCCAGATTTCCAAAGAGGATTTGTTTGGGATATTGGAAGAGCAAGCAGGTTGATAGAATCTGTTTTGCTGGATATTCCTCTTCCGATAATTTATTTATCCCAGGAACAAGACGGCAAAGAATATGTTATTGATGGCCAACAGAGATTAACTTCATTTTTTTCATTTATCGATGGAACACTTCCTGACCCGCAGTTACCTTTTGGTAAAGAGTTTCGATTAGCCGGACTGAATGTATTCACTGAACTTTCAGGTAAATACTTCAAAGATTTACCCGAGGAATTACAAGAAAAAATTCTCTACTACAAAATCAGAACAATCACCTTTAGAAAAGAATCCGACCAAGAATTGAAGTTTGAAGTCTTTGAAAGACTTAACACAGGATCCGTGTCATTAAATGATCAGGAATTAAGAAACTGTATTTATAGAGGGAAGTACAATGATCTGCTTTGGGAATTATCGCAGGAAAAAATATTTCAGGAATTGTTGGGAATAAAAAAGCCAGAAAAAAGAATGAGGGATGTTGAACTAGTCCTACGTTTTGCTTCTTTTTATCATAACACTTACTTTAATTACAAATCTCCTATTAAAAAGTTTCTAAACACTGAGATGGAGAAGAATAGAAACATCTCTGATAAAGAGGCCGCTGAGTTGAGAATTGTTTTTAAGAATGCAATAACAACTATAAAATCAATGCTGGGTGAGCACGCTTTCAAAAGATTTTATCCGGGAGACTCTCGTTCGATTAACGGATATTGGGAACCAAAGAAATTTAATGCATCGCTATATGATATTCTTATGGATTCATTTGCAAGAAGGGATAAAAATAAAGTATATCAGAATCTGGATGCTATCAGAGAAGCATATATAAATTTAATGACTTCCGACCAGGGGTTTGTAGATTCGATTGAATTATCAACAAGCTCAAAGCAAGCAATAACTGCAAGGTTTTCAAAATGGAATATGGTACTTGATGAGATTGTAAACATTTCTGAGAGGGAGCCTCGCTTATTTTCATTAAAACTTAAAGAAAAATTATTTAAGGCTAATCCATATTGTGCCTTATGTAATAATAAAATTAGTTCGTTAGATGATGCTGCGGTAGATCATATTCAACAGTATTGGAAAGGTGGGCAAACTATTCCAGAGAATGCGAGATTAACTCATAGATTTTGTAATAATGCGAGAGAGCGTGGACAGGAAATACCAACTGGTGTGCATCCCACAGGCGGGACAGTAGTTAGGCGAACAAGAAGGCACGTTGAACGAATAATTACAATTGATGGTGACAGAATTCATTGTAAAAATTCATTAGGTGTTCTTGTTGAAACTGCTAACTGGTTAATAAGAAAAGGAAAATTAAAACCTTCAATGTGTCCCATAAGATTCTGGACTAAAGGACAGGGTTATTTGATAAATACTACACCATATCACGGCGATGGAAGAAAGTTTCACAAGGGTGGAGAAAAGTTGTTGAATAATCTTTACTTGGATAAAAATTGGCCTCAAGAAAAATGTATTAGGTGGTCGAAAGAACTTCTAAACTATTGTGGGATGATACCCTCATCCTATGACCTTGATGAATAA